A window from Podospora bellae-mahoneyi strain CBS 112042 chromosome 1 map unlocalized CBS112042p_1, whole genome shotgun sequence encodes these proteins:
- a CDS encoding uncharacterized protein (EggNog:ENOG503P007; COG:S) has product MGFRDKFRKKEEEEGNSTLDFTFVRSDTHSAEVIQPPGEPVGASNDGFLSPGPQTPQKSRRSLDVFRSNRSRSASASSNQGGGHKRLSQRLHLSRSPASSEIVPQDLPEIVVPEGGVEDKDGTESQWEKRATLLARENEKHRSRPGTPDHGSSPPTLPQLRLGDASADEAPDPRVKVVSSKAIDEDIQEAIRLHEAGKLEESTALFGRLADPKGANNPLSQVLYGLALRHGWGCQPNTAAAVNYLSAAASNAAEIEQMALQAGLKKGGAAKGELVLAIFELANCFRHGWGIAKDPIAAKQYYETAANLGDTDAMNEVAWCYLEGFGTKKDKFTAAKYYRRAEENGNKIIGNTW; this is encoded by the exons ATGGGTTTCCGCGACAAGTtcaggaagaaggaggaggaggagggaaacaGCACCCTCGATTTCACGTTTGTGCGATCCGATACCCATAGTGCCGAGGTGATCCAGCCTCCAGGAGAACCCGTTGGTGCCAGTAACGACGGGTTCCTCAGTCCAGGCCCGCAAACACCCCAGAAGTCCCGCCGAAGCCTCGACGTCTTTCGAAGTAACCGCAGCCGAAGCGCATCTGCATCTAGCAACCAAGGCGGTGGCCACAAGCGCCTATCGCAACGGCTACACCTGAGCCGCAGTCCAGCCAGTAGCGAGATCGTACCGCAAGATCTGCCGGAGATCGTGGTTCCGGAGGGGGGCGTCGAGGACAAGGACGGGACCGAGTCGCAATGGGAGAAGCGAGCCACTCTGCTTGCTCGCGAGAACGAGAAGCATCGCAGCCGGCCAGGGACCCCCGATCACGGAAGTTCTCCCCCGACTCTACCTCAGTTGCGCTTAGGCGATGCGTCCGCGGACGAGGCGCCAGATCCCAGGGTCAAGGTGGTGTCATCGAAGGCCATCGACGAGGATATCCAGGAGGCTATCAGGTTGCATGAGGCAGGAAAACTGGAAGAGTCGACGGCGTTGTTTGGCCGGTTAGCGGATCCTAAGGGggccaacaacccccttaGCCAGGTTCTCTATGGTCTCGCCCTCAG ACACGGATGGGGTTGCCAACCGAACActgctgccgccgtcaaCTATCTCTCCGCGGCAGCATCCAATGCCGCCGAGATTGAGCAGATGGCCCTCCAAGCAGGACTCAAGAAAGGAGGAGCAGCCAAGGGGGAGCTGGTTCTGGCCATATTCGAATTGGCCAATTGCTTCCGACACGGATGGGGTATTGCCAAGGACCCCATTGCTGCAAAGCAG TACTACGAAACGGCAGCGAATCTCGGCGATACTG ACGCGATGAACGAAGTCGCATGGTGCTATCTTGAGGGGTTCGGCACTAAGAAGGACAAG TTTACGGCAGCGAAGTACTACCGGAGAGCCGAAGAAAACGGAAACAAGATTATTGGAAACACCTGGTAA
- a CDS encoding uncharacterized protein (EggNog:ENOG503PGSK), translating into MAPTPKTTPIHRPLTLKGVERKKPGPAPKPLSEKLKAKALKQIKRVERSYTRERKIEVLLYLLTHRVPDSGPRKTPRRRMGQPQEDCSTQPVVENENGELVWYRAPTYAEASDFWKIPTPTIQGWWDSRDKLLEGTGIEVPKVGPGGVPKALEGWKPLSQRSTFRTKEGMQQEEPVVTVADPNTNGATPTPSSSAGASSAVPITTAPMTPSVRIIGRVNPQPHYKPPPPAPRPPAPLAPAPAQQRPPVQNRPVAQAPPVQTPPVAPAYRPAAQSAPHHAPQPGKPGLQPAGHQAPAYPQIPPAFDPSNYVVLYTGPHPGPWSYPGQHCIPPGTVLPIVYAGQPVELGPPCFVTVYPGPPSSALTPPAPSGMHNRPPQPAPQTGQHSAGQAHGPPQAPHPGQQQTPPPPPGYRPPHVSNGPPPNAQPPQGQRPTRPSPPVPYVGPSGYIGPYAPPGFAPANQAGPPPQSQKAVSQGRSSLRTPGANTGRASKPKSRVQPPPAVPKGVRTQLESGNNGQTPVAAQDPSAAGSTSSSDASVSTPAETQVTGSVDVQHQDASNDKNRPDSHVHDQAGEPTPSTQAPMSPSGDQDGVVPANTVSGESTAIDRDSSSAEADSEKAAATTPEETMQDATPQEETNVTPTTAEDDTAMEEALVHGMEEAMKQEAMLEDSAGGETPASLSGLSSPNDDADETRMEIDSEEAKSSSPSQNGEAYETPYETPAVVETDGGDEGDEGDVMVDTPPEDNTQPASSEAEAVESEEE; encoded by the coding sequence ATGGCTCCCACGCCAAAAACTACGCCAATTCACCGGCCCCTGACCTTGAAAGGAGTCGAGAGAAAGAAGCCTGGGCCAGCGCCGAAACCCTTGtccgagaagctcaaggcgaAGGCCCTCAAGCAGATCAAACGCGTCGAACGAAGCTACACCCGCGAGCGCAAGATCGAAGTATTGCTTTATCTCCTTACCCACCGCGTCCCGGACTCTGGCCCCCGAAAAACACCACGCCGCCGGATGGGCCAGCCCCAAGAAGATTGCTCAACACAACCGGTAGTCGAGAATGAGAATGGAGAACTTGTTTGGTACAGAGCACCCACGTACGCCGAAGCTTCGGACTTTTGGAAGATTCCTACGCCAACGATTCAGGGATGGTGGGATTCACGGGACAAACTACTCGAGGGGACGGGTATTGAAGTCCCCAAGGTCGGGCCAGGAGGTGTTCCAAAGGCGTTGGAAGGCTGGAAACCACTGAGCCAGCGTTCAACATTTCGAACCAAAGAAGGAATGCAGCAAGAGGAACCAGTGGTGACGGTTGCGGACCCAAATACGAACGGTGCCACTCCGACTCCCTCGTCATCTGCTGGGGCTTCGTCTGCTGTACCGATAACAACAGCACCGATGACCCCGTCCGTTCGAATCATAGGTCGTGTAAATCCACAACCGCATTAcaaaccacctccgccaGCACCTCGACCACCTGCCCCATTAGCCCCCGCTCCGGCACAGCAAAGGCCACCGGTTCAAAATAGGCCAGTGGCACAGGCCCCTCCGGTTCAGACCCCTCCCGTCGCACCAGCATATCGGCCGGCAGCCCAATCAGCTCCGCATCATGCTCCGCAACCCGGAAAACCTGGCCTCCAACCCGCCGGACACCAGGCTCCGGCGTATCCACAAATACCGCCGGCTTTTGACCCTTCAAACTATGTTGTGCTATACACTGGGCCTCATCCCGGACCTTGGAGCTATCCTGGGCAGCATTGCATACCGCCGGGCACGGTGCTGCCCATTGTTTACGCCGGGCAACCAGTCGAGCTCGGGCCGCCATGTTTTGTGACTGTATATCCCGGCCCACCTTCGTCTGCGCTTACGCCGCCAGCTCCGAGTGGCATGCACAACCGGCCTCCACAACCGGCCCCGCAAACCGGTCAACATTCGGCAGGTCAAGCCCACGGCCCACCACAAGCTCCGCATCCCGGACAACAgcaaactccaccaccaccacccggttATCGTCCGCCACACGTATCAAATGGACCTCCGCCTAATGCCCAACCTCCACAAGGGCAAAGACCAACTAGACCGTCGCCGCCAGTTCCATATGTAGGACCGTCAGGATACATCGGCCCATATGCACCACCTGGGTTCGCACCAGCTAACCAAGCCGGTCCACCCCCGCAATCACAGAAGGCCGTATCCCAAGGCCGGTCCTCATTACGGACACCAGGTGCGAACACCGGACGTGCCAGCAAGCCGAAGTCTCGAGTCCAGCCGCCTCCGGCCGTGCCCAAAGGTGTCAGGACCCAGCTTGAGTCCGGAAATAATGGTCAAACTCCCGTTGCAGCCCAAGACCCATCTGCGGCCGGTTCTACTTCTAGCTCTGATGCGTCTGTCTCTACACCTGCGGAAACTCAGGTAACTGGTTCGGTCGATGTACAACATCAAGACGCCAGCAACGACAAAAATCGGCCCGACAGTCATGTTCACGATCAGGCCGGTGAACCAACGCCCAGCACTCAGGCGCCGATGTCGCCAAGTGGTGATCAAGATGGGGTGGTGCCAGCAAATACTGTCTCAGGGGAGTCAACAGCAATAGATCGAGATTCCTCGTCTGCGGAGGCTGATTCGGAAAAGGCTGCGGCAACGACCCCAGAAGAAACTATGCAAGACGCCACACCACAAGAAGAGACGAACGTCACTCCCACAACGGCTGAAGACGATACCgcgatggaggaggcgctgGTGCATGgcatggaggaggcgatgaagCAAGAGGCGATGCTGGAAGACtcggctggtggtgagacaCCTGCTTCTTTGTCGGGGTTGTCCTCGCCTAATGATGACGCGGATGAGACGCGGATGGAAATCGACAGTGAAGAGGCAAAGTCCTCGTCACCGTCACAGAACGGGGAGGCGTATGAGACACCGTATGAAAcgcctgctgttgttgagactgacggtggtgatgagggtgatgagggtgatgtcaTGGTTGATACACCGCCCGAAGACAATACACAACCTGCTTCGTCAGAGGCGGAGGCAGTGGAGAGTGAAGAGGAGTAG